In Trichoderma breve strain T069 chromosome 4, whole genome shotgun sequence, the following proteins share a genomic window:
- a CDS encoding histidine phosphatase superfamily (branch 1) domain-containing protein produces MPLETIYVVRHGFRSSWSVDHTTGVYSASIPSPTGIAVDPALTAHGVDQSRQLAQHLMTIDPPVEVVYSSPYYRCLQTITPFVELQQQRHAHRHGESTSTGSDSAATMIRPEHGICEWFGSAPFEHPGPASPSVLKSLFPAFDESYVSAQYPPKRGETLVQLQARLTATMQSIIDRCDAEDRRAVVLCTHAAVVIMLGRILTGDFPETVDTDDFHAFTCGLSVYRRKLDNRDQGRRGKGELPDKEPNSSAAVAVGGWSCEANSDCSFLAGGEERGWKFVGDEEFPDTGSMSQATSTSESKL; encoded by the exons ATGCCTCTCGAGACAATATACGTCGTCCGCCATGGG TTCCGGTCTAGTTGGTCCGTCGACCACACCACAGGAGTGTATTCAGCTTCGatcccatcaccaacagGAATCGCTGTGGACCCAGCACTCACCGCCCACGGGGTCGATCAGTCCAGGCAACTCGCCCAGCATCTCATGACGATAGACCCCCCCGTGGAGGTTGTGTACTCGAGCCCCTACTACCGCTGTCTGCAGACCATCACCCCCTTTGtcgagctccagcagcagaggcaCGCACACAGGCATGGCGAGAGCACGAGTACCGGCAGTGACTCTGCCGCCACCATGATACGGCCTGAACACGGAATCTGCGAGTGGTTCGGTTCCGCTCCGTTTGAGCATCCCGGCCCAGCCTCACCCTCAGTCCTCAAATCCTTGTTCCCTGCTTTTGATGAGAGCTACGTGTCGGCGCAGTATCCTCCCAAGAGGGGCGAGACGCTGGTCCAGCTGCAGGCCAGGCTTACGGCCACGATGCAGAGTATCATTGATCGCTGCGACGCTGAAGATAGACGAGCCGTTGTGCTGTGCACTCACGCCGCAGTGGTCATCATGTTGGGCCGCATCCTCACGGGCGACTTTCCCGAGACTGTAGATACCGATGACTTCCACGCTTTTACCTGTGGACTGAGTGTCTACCGCCGGAAACTTGACAATCGGGATCAGGGACGGCGAGGAAAGGGGGAGTTGCCTGACAAAGAGCCCAACTCTagtgctgctgttgctgttggaggtTGGTCATGTGAGGCCAACAGTgactgcagcttcttggccggcgGCGAAGAGCGAGGCTG GAAGTTCGTAGGGGACGAGGAGTTTCCAGACACAGGCTCCATGTCTCAagctacgagtacatccGAGTCTAAGCTGTAA